One segment of Tetrapisispora phaffii CBS 4417 chromosome 1, complete genome DNA contains the following:
- the DED81 gene encoding asparagine--tRNA ligase DED81 (similar to Saccharomyces cerevisiae DED81 (YHR019C); ancestral locus Anc_1.353) produces MSLYINDSTGVDELSVVGSQEQSFKSPAYALFANKQKNGAEAPEPKLFVFKAEDNEYQEISASALKKARKGCDGLNKKLIKQKEQDAKKQEQDAKNLEKQMSSLNIKIEEDKSLPAAQKCKINTSYAKVGERVKVSGWIHRFRSNKKVVFVVLRDGSGFLQTVLSGDLALAQQTLDLTLESTVTLYGVITKVPEGKTAPGNVELIVDYYEVVGLAPSGDESFTNKIAEGADASLLLDQRHLTLRGETLSAVMKVRSALLKAIRRFYVEESLLEVTPPCMVQTQVEGGSTLFKLDYYGEEAYLTQSSQLYLETCLPALGDVYCVQESFRAEKSHTRRHLSEYTHIEAELAFITFDDLLNHIEKLIINSVKYVLEDPVAGPLVKQLNPDFVAPEGPFLRLEYKDAIKWLVEHDIKNEDGAPFKFGDDIAEAAERKMTDTIGKPILLTKFPVAIKSFYMERCADDESVTESVDVLMPTVGEITGGSMRITDADVLVERMKSEGLDPAAYYWFIDQRKYGTCPHGGYGLGTERILAWLCDRFTVRDCSLYPRFSGRCKP; encoded by the coding sequence AtgtctttatatattaacgATTCCACAGGTGTTGACGAATTGAGTGTTGTTGGTTCTCAAGAACAAAGTTTCAAAAGTCCAGCTTACGCTTTATTTGCTAACAAACAAAAGAATGGTGCTGAAGCTCCAGAACCAAAACTATTTGTTTTCAAAGCTgaagataatgaatatCAAGAAATTTCTGCCTCCGCATTGAAAAAGGCTAGAAAGGGTTGTGATGGTTTAAACAAGAAACTGATCAAGCAAAAGGAACAAGATGCTAAGAAGCAAGAACAGGATGCTAAGAACTTGGAAAAACAAATGAGCAGTTTGAACATCAAGATTGAAGAAGACAAGTCCTTGCCAGCTGCtcaaaaatgtaaaatCAACACTTCTTATGCCAAGGTGGGAGAAAGAGTGAAGGTTTCCGGTTGGATCCATAGATTCCGTTCAAATAAGAAGGTCGTATTTGTTGTTTTAAGAGATGGTTCCGGTTTCTTACAAACTGTTTTATCTGGTGATTTGGCTTTAGCCCAACAAACCCTAGATTTAACTCTTGAATCCACCGTTACTCTATATGGTGTTATCACTAAAGTTCCAGAAGGTAAGACAGCACCAGGCAACGTTGAATTGATTGTTGATTACTACGAAGTAGTCGGATTAGCTCCATCTGGTGACGAATCCTTTACTAATAAAATTGCAGAAGGTGCTGACGCATCCTTATTATTAGACCAACGTCATTTAACGTTAAGAGGTGAAACTCTATCTGCTGTCATGAAAGTTCGTTCTGCATTATTAAAAGCCATCAGAAGATTTTATGTGGAAGAATCTTTGCTTGAAGTTACTCCACCATGCATGGTTCAAACTCAAGTCGAAGGTGGTTCTactttattcaaattagATTACTACGGCGAAGAAGCTTACTTGACGCAATCTTctcaattatatttagaaaCCTGTTTACCAGCTTTAGGTGATGTTTACTGTGTTCAAGAATCTTTCCGTGCTGAAAAATCACACACCAGAAGACATTTATCTGAATATACTCATATTGAAGCTGAATTAGCTTTCATTACATTTGATGACTTATTGAACCATATTGAAAAGTTGATTATCAACAGTGTCAAATACGTTTTGGAAGACCCAGTTGCTGGTCCATTAGTTAAGCAATTGAACCCAGATTTTGTTGCTCCAGAAGGTCCTTTCTTAAGATTAGAATATAAAGATGCTATTAAATGGTTGGTTGAACATGACATTAAGAACGAAGATGGTGCTCCTTTCAAATTCGGTGATGACATTGCCGAAGCTGCAGAAAGAAAGATGACAGACACCATCGGTAAGCCAATTTTATTAACCAAGTTCCCAGTTGCAATCAAATCCTTCTACATGGAAAGATGTGCTGACGATGAGTCCGTCACAGAATCAGTTGATGTTCTAATGCCAACGGTCGGTGAAATCACCGGTGGTTCCATGAGAATTACCGATGCTGACGTTTTAGTGGAAAGAATGAAGAGTGAAGGTTTGGACCCAGCCGCATACTACTGGTTCATTGACCAAAGAAAATACGGTACATGTCCTCACGGTGGTTACGGTTTAGGTACTGAACGTATTTTAGCTTGGTTATGTGACAGATTCACAGTAAGAGACTGTTCTCTATATCCACGTTTCAGTGGTAGATGTAAGCCATAA
- the FTR1 gene encoding high-affinity iron permease FTR1 (similar to Saccharomyces cerevisiae FTR1 (YER145C); ancestral locus Anc_8.191) has protein sequence MGKNKVFNVAVFFVVFRECLEAVIIVSVLLSFLKQAIGSKDKKLYKKLVFQVWTGVVTGFIICLAIGGGFIGAYYRYQNDIFGNAEDLWEGIFCMVATIMITMMGIPMLRMNKMQSKWRVKIAKSLVEKPERKRDYFRLGFLARRYAMFILPFITVLREGLEAVVFVAGAGITTQGSVATAYPLPVFVGLIAGGIVGFLLYYGASRSSLQVFLVISTGILYLISAGLFSRGAWYFENYRFNKATGGDASESGDGNGSYNIKKAVYHINCCNPELDNGWDIFNALLGWQNTGYLSSILCYNFYWLALIIALSLMIYEERNNHLPFFKNLQMKHLNPGYWLKNKKANEMTREQELELLNRVDDLEFDDDGIIVEKQVVSGSNKEDSFYDDGMGKSSHAESKDQSDIKVNTDTLD, from the coding sequence atgggtaaaaataaagtattCAATGTCGCTGTCTTTTTTGTTGTCTTTAGAGAGTGTTTAGAGGCTGTCATTATTGTTTctgttttattatcatttttaaaacagGCAATTGGCAGTAAAGAtaagaaattatataaaaaattggtCTTTCAGGTTTGGACAGGTGTCGTGACTGGTTTCATCATATGTTTAGCAATCGGTGGTGGTTTTATTGGTGCTTACTATCGTTATCAAAACGATATTTTCGGCAATGCTGAAGATTTGTGGGAAGGTATCTTCTGCATGGTGGCTACAATCATGATTACCATGATGGGTATCCCTATGTTGAGAATGAATAAAATGCAGAGTAAATGGAGAGTTAAGATCGCAAAGTCACTAGTTGAAAAACCAGAAAGAAAGAGAGATTATTTTAGATTAGGTTTCCTTGCTAGGAGATACGCAATGTTTATATTGCCATTCATTACCGTATTGAGAGAAGGTTTAGAAGCAGTTGTATTCGTTGCTGGTGCAGGTATTACAACACAAGGCTCTGTAGCAACTGCTTATCCTCTACCTGTATTTGTTGGTTTAATTGCTGGTGGTATTGTTGGTTTCTTATTATACTATGGTGCCTCTCGCTCTTCATTACAAGTGTTTTTAGTCATATCAACAGGTATTCTATACTTGATTTCTGCTGGTTTATTTTCAAGAGGTGCATggtattttgaaaattacAGATTTAATAAAGCTACTGGTGGTGACGCTTCTGAATCCGGTGACGGTAATGGTTCctataatatcaaaaaagCTGTCTATCACATCAATTGTTGTAATCCTGAATTGGATAACGGTTGGGATATTTTTAACGCTCTTTTAGGATGGCAAAATACTGGTTACTTATCTTCGATTTTATGTTATAATTTCTATTGGTTGGCTTTAATAATTGCTTTATCTTTAATGATTTatgaagaaagaaataatCACTTGCCATTCTTCAAGAATCTACAAATGAAGCATTTGAATCCAGGGTATTGGTTAAAGAATAAGAAAGCCAACGAAATGACCAGGGAACAAGAGTTAGAATTATTGAACAGAGTTGATGATTTAGAATTTGATGATGACGGGATTATTGTTGAAAAACAAGTAGTTAGTGGatcaaataaagaagattcCTTCTATGATGATGGTATGGGAAAAAGTTCTCATGCTGAGTCTAAAGACCAATCTGATATTAAAGTAAACACAGATACTTTAGATTAA
- the IPT1 gene encoding inositolphosphotransferase (similar to Saccharomyces cerevisiae IPT1 (YDR072C); ancestral locus Anc_8.193), translated as MVFIVNVVKRLYNGAINKRNLITLPLNFLINFSLIFLWLQLFGHAGIVPNDIRPKINSHIAFFADLYLFGDYWNEIKNQGLSNHHIITTFATSFAFLVIGTIVVPLSIWYYLYYVKRLKYNFFNKFDYLLHYNVNTQTFSPKHFRSLFLPFFLPLFTFIILNIDHYFASQNQENFTKAKDLLAWTFYVILHVTAPILTAVYLYVFHPAGVLKCFALTLGIQNICGVFTHMLLPMAPPWFTHMYGIYDTEHVNYTQEGFAAGLTRFDAHLGSHMNTNGFHLSPIVFGAVPSIHSAIGFQCFLFLVATSTKLKNRFVKNTMHNRLSQSSDDSASDVNIEYFDLNSDKSFKLSNEQSFDQLEINDYNEQRLSQPQNEAEEYVAGSMHSYSSDALSTISGMSENAENTVSLNTNKKSPFVEYYIQDIGVSSRFYFRILNIISLPRVLGFLFITIQWWATIYLDHHYRFDLFIGMLYALFANIFINQLLLQPKIMEKFIDIRLGKKADDDNEGRTMGMRVFKGTKYEWFFDPLA; from the coding sequence ATGGTGTTTATTGTTAACGTGGTTAAAAGATTATATAATGGtgcaattaataaaagaaatttaatTACACTGCCgttaaattttctaattaatttttcgttaatttttctatgGCTACAACTGTTTGGCCATGCTGGTATTGTTCCAAATGATATAAGACCAAAAATTAACTCTCATATTGCATTCTTTGCTgatttgtatttatttggtGATTATTGGAATGAAATTAAGAACCAAGGTTTATCGAATCATCATATCATAACTACTTTTGCGACTTCATTTGCATTCCTAGTTATCGGAACTATTGTCGTTCCTCTATCGATTTGGTATTACTTATATTATGTCAAAAGATTAAagtataattttttcaataaattcgATTATCTATTACATTATAATGTAAACACACAAACATTTAGTCCAAAACATTTCCGGAGTCTATTTTTGCCATTTTTCTTACCATTATTCacattcattattttaaatattgatcaTTATTTTGCCAGCCAAAACCAAGAGAATTTTACAAAAGcaaaagatttattagCTTGGACTTTTTATGTCATTCTGCATGTTACTGCACCAATCCTGACCGCCGTTTACCTATACGTTTTCCATCCAGCAGGTGTTTTAAAGTGTTTTGCATTAACTTTAGgtattcaaaatatctgCGGTGTATTCACGCATATGTTATTGCCAATGGCACCACCTTGGTTCACTCACATGTACGGCATTTATGACACTGAACATGTTAACTACACTCAAGAAGGTTTTGCCGCGGGCTTAACAAGATTCGATGCCCACTTAGGGTCTCACATGAATACAAACGGTTTCCATTTATCACCAATCGTGTTTGGTGCTGTGCCATCAATTCATTCGGCAATTGGTTTCCAATGTTTCCTATTTTTAGTCGCTACTTCAactaaattaaaaaatagaTTTGTTAAAAACACTATGCACAATAGATTATCGCAATCTTCTGACGATAGTGCAAGCGATGTAaacattgaatatttcGACCTTAACAGCGATAAAAgctttaaattatcaaatgaaCAATCATTCGACCAATTGGAAATTAACGATTATAATGAACAACGCCTATCACAACCTCAAAACGAAGCAGAAGAATATGTAGCTGGAAGCATGCATTCATATTCTTCTGATGCATTATCAACAATTTCAGGCATGTCAGAAAACGCTGAAAACACTGTTTCTTTGAACACTAACAAAAAATCACCATTTGTTGAATACTATATTCAGGATATCGGTGTCTCAAGTAGATTCTATTTTAGAAtcttaaatataatttcattacCAAGAGTATTAGGATTTCTATTTATCACAATTCAATGGTGGGCAACAATTTATTTGGATCACCATTATAGATTCGACTTGTTTATCGGAATGTTGTACGCTTTATTTGCTAACATATTTATCAATCAACTTCTCCTGCAACCCAAAATAATGGAGAAATTTATAGATATTAGATTGGGTAAGAAGGCAGATGACGATAACGAAGGTAGGACAATGGGTATGAGAGTATTTAAAGGAACAAAATACGAATGGTTTTTCGATCCACTAGCATag
- the YSC83 gene encoding Ysc83p (similar to Saccharomyces cerevisiae YSC83 (YHR017W); ancestral locus Anc_1.355), with translation MSSDKDIIDQVFDTGYSVLNKGANIANVVKSEVLNKLDWKHATKDYSPVLVNVSDLDDKTIPFLNNFNFDTIRTSISSTSIPKLALYLGISTTSIVLFWKTAKLLTVPDYLPQLERECVLVFGDVRDPIVRGQVMDLYRRRYIVFVCSKHAKQYKEKEEEDDFMHHIDPTSSNDLSYFIDFINRPQGEPIKLVSILFMPNLSYYPDGFQPTSKLEKEFNCNVLIHYNALMKIVPYFENKSKQCILFNPSLSYNLNLSTNPTELLISSLMNGVKKNLENVSNLTVYTVNIGILKIGGQASNYKYLKTQGSNINDAMLLPIYKLITHHNGNFVQRTYNWVKTFGYYNTTFYCGRYSWLSSVSSLPNFLFNKT, from the coding sequence ATGTCAAGTGATAAGGATATAATAGATCAAGTATTTGACACAGGTTATTCAGTGTTGAATAAGGGTGCAAACATTGCGAATGTTGTAAAATCAGAAGTACTAAACAAATTAGATTGGAAGCATGCTACTAAAGATTATTCGCCAGTTCTAGTTAATGTTTCTGATTTGGATGATAAGACTATACCTTTCttgaataatttcaattttgacACTATTAGAACTTCAATCAGTAGCACCAGTATCCCTAAGCTTGCTCTTTATTTGGGTATTTCAACCACTTCAATAGttttattttggaaaacTGCAAAGCTATTAACTGTTCCTGATTACTTACCACAATTAGAAAGAGAATGTGTTCTAGTTTTTGGTGACGTTAGAGATCCTATTGTGAGAGGTCAAGTGATGGATTTGTAtagaagaagatatattGTATTCGTGTGCTCTAAACATGCAAAACAGtacaaagaaaaagaagaagaggatgACTTTATGCATCACATTGACCCTACATCATCTAATGACTTgtcatattttattgatttcatCAATAGGCCACAAGGAGAACCAATAAAATTAGTGTCCATTTTGTTTATGCCCAACCTATCTTACTATCCAGATGGATTTCAACCAACTTCCAAATTAGAGAAAGAATTCAATTGCAATGTATTAATACACTATAATGCTTTGATGAAAATAGTACCATATTTTGAGAATAAATCTAAGCAATGCATCCTTTTCAACCCATCATTGTCATATAACCTTAATCTATCGACCAACCCAACAGAGCTTTTGATTTCAAGTTTGATGAATGGCGTTAAAAAAAACCTAGAAAATGTGAGTAATTTGACGGTTTATACAGTAAATATTGGGATTCTGAAGATTGGGGGTCAGGCTTCCAACTATAAATATCTTAAGACGCAAggttcaaatataaatgatgCGATGCTTTTGCCAATATACAAATTAATAACCCATCATAATGGAAATTTTGTTCAACGAACATATAATTGGGTCAAGACATTCGGATATTATAACACTACTTTTTATTGTGGAAGGTATAGTTGGTTAAGTAGTGTAAGTTCATTGccaaattttttatttaacaaGACATGA
- the SNF11 gene encoding Snf11p (similar to Saccharomyces cerevisiae SNF11 (YDR073W); ancestral locus Anc_8.194), whose amino-acid sequence MVNGEELFETSIGDQIKYKIELLLHINNILLSRLLSITQNSKVAISSLPEQLQNISSQYLKRVHSNLQCISQINQGQLNSKPSIIEAPTLINNTNSNSNANPQNPAQQDVILKFYLLLNRVFDIW is encoded by the coding sequence ATGGTCAACGGTGAAGAACTGTTCGAAACGAGTATTGGCGACCAGATCAAGTATAAGATCGAGCTGTTGCTGCACATAAACAATATCTTATTATCAAGATTACTTTCAATTACACAAAACAGTAAAGTCGCAATTTCGAGTTTGCCGGaacaattacaaaatatatcCTCgcaatatttgaaaagagTACATTCAAATTTACAATGTATTTCGCAAATTAATCAAGGccaattaaattcaaaaccATCGATTATTGAAGCCCCAactttaattaataacaCAAATTCAAACTCAAATGCAAATCCACAAAATCCAGCACAACAAGATGtcatattgaaattttatttactaCTAAATAGAGTATTCGATATTTGGTAA
- the ARG4 gene encoding argininosuccinate lyase ARG4 (similar to Saccharomyces cerevisiae ARG4 (YHR018C); ancestral locus Anc_1.354), translated as MSENTQKLWGGRFTGETDPLMHLYNASLPYDYKLYKADLEGTKVYTEGLAQLGLITKEELVKIHEGLLQVEKEWDNNSFIKMPNDEDIHTANERRLGEIIGTKISGKVHTGRSRNDQCVTDLRIYCREYLSDKLLKNLETLINVLINRAEEEIEFIMPGYTHLQRAQPIRWSHWLSSYATYFLEDYKRLVQLKERLNKSPLGAGALAGHPYGIDREYLAEKLGFDSVIGNSLVAVSDRDFVVEILFWSTLFMNHISRFAEDLIIYSTAEFGFIKLSDAYSTGSSLMPQKKNADSLELLRGKSGRVFGNLSGLLMSLKGIPSTYNKDMQEDKEPLFDCLTTVEHSILIATGVISTLTVQSDKMAAALTMDMLATDLADYLVRKGVPFRETHHISGECVALAEKEGLSGIDKITMEQYKQIDNRFEKDVYETFNFEQSVERRDATGGTARSAIIKQLNSIKHDLV; from the coding sequence ATGTCAGAGAACACTCAAAAGCTATGGGGTGGTAGATTCACTGGAGAAACTGACCCTTTGATGCATCTATACAATGCTTCTTTACCTTATGATTATAAGTTATATAAAGCTGATTTAGAAGGTACTAAGGTCTATACAGAAGGTTTAGCTCAATTGGGTTTGATTACTAAAGAAGAATTGGTTAAAATCCATGAAGGTTTGCTACAGGTTGAGAAAGAGTGGgataataattcttttattaagatgccaaatgatgaagatattCATACTGCAAATGAAAGAAGATTAGGTGAAATCATCGGTACGAAAATTTCCGGTAAAGTTCACACAGGCAGGTCAAGAAATGATCAATGTGTGACTGATTTAAGAATATATTGTAGAGAATATTTATCAGATAAATTGctaaaaaatttagaaactTTGATTAACGTTCTGATCAATAGAGCAGAGGAAGAAATTGAGTTCATAATGCCAGGTTATACACATCTACAAAGAGCTCAACCAATTAGATGGTCTCATTGGCTAAGTTCATATGCTACATATTTCTTAGAAGACTACAAAAGATTAGTGCAATTGAAAGAACGATTGAATAAGTCTCCATTAGGGGCAGGTGCATTGGCAGGACATCCTTATGGTATTGATAGAGAATATTTAGCTGAAAAGTTAGGATTCGACAGCGTGATTGGAAATTCTCTTGTTGCTGTCTCAGATAGAGATTTTGTGGTGGAGATTTTGTTTTGGAGTACTTTATTCATGAATCATATCTCTAGATTTGCGGAAGATCTTATCATTTATTCTACAGCTGAATTTGGTTTCATTAAACTAAGTGATGCATATTCTACTGGTTCTTCTTTAATGCCACAGAAGAAAAATGCAGATTCTTTGGAACTATTAAGAGGTAAGTCAGGCAGAGTATTTGGTAACTTAAGTGGGTTATTAATGAGTCTAAAGGGTATTCCATCAacatataataaagatatgCAAGAAGACAAAGAACCATTATTCGACTGTTTGACTACCGTAGAGCATTCGATTTTAATTGCAACTGGCGTGATTTCAACATTAACTGTACAAAGTGATAAAATGGCAGCTGCTCTAACTATGGATATGTTAGCAACAGATTTAGCAGATTATTTGGTTAGAAAAGGTGTTCCTTTCAGAGAAACCCATCATATTTCAGGTGAATGTGTTGCTCTAGCAGAAAAGGAAGGTCTATCAGgtattgataaaataacaatGGAGCAATACAAGCAAATTGATAACAGATTCGAGAAAGATGTATATGAaactttcaattttgaGCAGAGTGTAGAAAGAAGAGATGCTACCGGTGGCACTGCAAGATCGGccattattaaacaattaaattcCATAAAACATGATTTAgtctaa
- the HIS2 gene encoding histidinol-phosphatase (similar to Saccharomyces cerevisiae HIS2 (YFR025C); ancestral locus Anc_1.351), protein MYSHHSHSGDYVAHGLDCLDDIVAEALILDFKTYCLTEHMPRITDELLYPEEFCFTNLDKKQSILTSDEALIRLQAQFKKFMHHAELVKSKYNNTNEYNTTFLIGSEIEGCDKIHIEYCKKLISENSNVIKFIIGSLHHVNNIPIDFDQENWVKAVKSSKNNIKQFLIDYYNQQYEMLVHLKPLIVGHFDLYKLLIPKDLKVNIKTGDIIDKNEQSNNENIVYLNEIDLTTTWKDVEQLIVRNLQFIHSYDGLIEINTSALRKDLKEPYPGKSICKLASEHCDNRFLLSDDAHAVSHVGVCYKKCLEFITKELALEGLYYLTEDRQTHDIRICYDKMNDIIKDPFWQRIGDK, encoded by the coding sequence atgtatTCTCACCATTCACATTCAGGAGATTATGTTGCACATGGCTTGGATTGCCTAGATGACATTGTTGCAGAGGCACTCATATTAGATTTCAAAACATACTGTTTAACAGAACATATGCCAAGAATAACAGATGAATTGTTATATCCAGAGGAATTTTGTTTTACGAACTTAGATAAAAAGCAGAGTATATTGACTAGTGATGAAGCTTTGATAAGGCTGCAAGcacaatttaaaaaatttatgcATCATGCAGAATTGGtaaaaagtaaatataacaatacCAATGAGTACAATACGACATTCCTGATTGGATCAGAAATTGAAGGATGTGATAAAATTCATATAGAGTATTGCAAAAAGCTAATTAGTGAAAATTCTAATGTTATTAAGTTTATTATTGGATCTTTACATCATGTCAATAACATTCCAATAGATTTTGATCAAGAAAATTGGGTTAAAGCTGTGAAATCAAGTAAGaacaatattaaacaatttttaatcGATTACTATAACCAACAATATGAAATGCTAGTGCACTTGAAACCGCTAATTGTGGGTcattttgatttatataaactTCTAATTccaaaagatttaaaagttAACATAAAAACTGGGGATATCATTGATAAGAACGAACAATCGAATAACGAGAATATTGTTTACCTAAATGAGATAGATCTTACAACAACATGGAAAGATGTAGAACAATTAATAGTTAGAAACTTACAGTTCATACACTCTTACGACGGGCTAATCGAAATCAATACATCAGCATTAAgaaaagatttaaaagaaCCATACCCAGGTAAAAGTATTTGCAAATTGGCCTCTGAACATTGCGACAATAGATTTCTGTTAAGCGATGATGCCCATGCTGTATCGCATGTTGGAGTATGCTATAAAAAATGTCTTGAATTCATAACTAAAGAATTAGCACTTGAAGGGTTGTATTACTTAACAGAAGATCGACAAACCCACGATATAAGAATATGTTATGATAAAATGAATGACATTATAAAAGACCCCTTTTGGCAGAGAATTGGAGACAAATGA
- the TPHA0A02210 gene encoding SYLF and SH3 domain-containing protein (similar to Saccharomyces cerevisiae LSB3 (YFR024C-A) and YSC84 (YHR016C); ancestral locus Anc_1.356) has translation MGINNPIPLSLTSEVKKASKILTNFIKPNQLFGADQVIPPGVLKRAKGLAVITVFKAGFLFSGRAGSGIIVARLRDGTWSAPSAIAMAGAGAGGMVGFELTDFVFILNTEEAVRSFSEFGTITLGGNVSVSAGPLGRSAEAAAAASAGGVAAVFTYSKSKGLFAGVSVEGSVIVERREANRKFYGNNCKSKMILSGRVRAPSSVDPLFRVLESRAFSYNNSYNYNDNYDSDGYYNDLPDSRYSSDEDYYKSSTSHSRRNRGDSFSDLDDTEEYRSYANDYNGRERNFRGRDRDYYDNYSNNNSVSNRGVNDVANRFSNVRLSSSRKNTDDSYVSSPIPQGPKAIALFRFKGEQAGDLSFNKGDVVTILKKTDTQNDWWTGRVNNQEGIFPANYVELV, from the coding sequence atgggAATAAACAATCCAATACCACTAAGTTTAACAAGTGAAGTTAAAAAGGCTTCTAAAATTCttacaaattttattaagCCTAATCAGTTATTTGGGGCTGATCAAGTCATCCCACCAGGTGTTTTAAAGAGAGCTAAAGGTTTGGCAGTTATTACTGTCTTCAAGGCAGGGTTTCTGTTTTCAGGTAGAGCAGGCTCTGGTATAATCGTAGCAAGATTAAGAGATGGAACATGGTCAGCACCTTCCGCCATTGCCATGGCAGGTGCTGGTGCCGGGGGTATGGTTGGATTTGAGTTAACGGATTTTGTTTTCATCTTGAATACAGAAGAAGCTGTAAGATCGTTTTCTGAGTTTGGTACGATAACTCTGGGTGGTAACGTTTCTGTATCTGCTGGACCATTAGGTAGAAGTGCTGaagctgctgctgctgcgAGTGCTGGTGGTGTGGCAGCTGTTTTTACATACTCTAAAAGTAAAGGTTTATTTGCAGGTGTATCAGTTGAGGGATCTGTGATTGTTGAACGTCGAGAGGCGAATAGAAAATTTTATGGAAACAACTGTAAATCTAAAATGATTCTATCTGGACGTGTACGGGCGCCTAGCTCAGTTGATCCTCTGTTCCGTGTTCTAGAATCTAGGGCTTTCAGTTACAATAATAGTTATAATTATAACGACAACTACGATAGCGATGGATATTATAATGATCTCCCAGATTCCAGATATAGTTCAGACGAAGATTACTACAAATCTAGTACAAGCCATTCCAGAAGAAATAGAGGTGACTCTTTCAGTGATTTAGATGATACCGAAGAATACAGAAGCTATGCGAATGATTATAATGGAAGAGAAAGAAACTTTAGAGGAAGAGATAGGGATTATTATGATAACTATTCGAATAATAATTCGGTTAGTAATCGTGGTGTTAATGATGTAGCAAATAGATTCTCTAATGTTAGACTCTCATCTTCAAGAAAAAACACTGATGATTCTTATGTTTCATCTCCTATACCGCAGGGCCCAAAAGCTATAGCATTGTTCAGATTCAAAGGTGAACAAGCAGGTGATTTGTCGTTTAATAAAGGAGATGTAGTCACTATTCTGAAGAAAACTGATACGCAAAATGACTGGTGGACTGGAAGAGTCAATAATCAAGAAGGTATCTTCCCTGCTAACTACGTTGAACTAGTGtag